The Lodderomyces beijingensis strain CBS 14171 genome assembly, chromosome: 4 nucleotide sequence GCTTTCACTAAGCGGGTCGGTGTTTTTCTGCAACCAGCCGTCGACATTGTACTCGACATCCCCCGCGTAGTGCTTGACAATGAACCCgctcttgtacttgttttccGCAAACTTGGGGTGTTTTTTGTTAAAGTGGTGGCTCAATTTCCCCATAAACATTGCATCCGATGACTTGGGCATCATGCACTCTTCGTCGAGGAGCTTGAGAATCCCCATGGGCGAGCGAGACTCGATCATGTCTATGGTAGGTTGCAAGTCCCTACCAAAGTCGACATAATCCCACTGTATTTGCTCCCGCATGTACTCCTTCTGCTCCAAGATAAacgagtggtggttgaaaaactgctgcaacttttcgTTAGTGTAGTTAATACACAACTGCTCGAACGAGTTGGACTCGAAGATTTCAAACCCGGCAATGTCCAACACTCCTATGAAGTTCCCCGTGGACCCATTCAAACTGTCGTTGATCTTCCCCACGATAAACTGGAAGAGCTTTTCATACACCCACCGGGCAAAGGCGTCGATTGCGAACTTGACGTCGTCGGCGCGCTGCGATTTCACGACTAGTTCCCTCCCGGCCCTAACTTTTGGCCGGAGGAATGCATCGGAGAGGGAGGCCGGGGATACCCCCAAGAGCGCTGCTATTGTTCCCACGGGTGAGTCTTTGGTAAAACTGGCCTGCTCGGAGGTTTTGGAAGTAAACTGCAAGTTGCCCAAGTGCAACACCACGGCCAAACACGAGAATATCAACTCCTGCTCTTCACTGGTGAACCCAACAACGTCAAACGCGGACATAAGCAGGCTGAAGCCACCATCATGGGTTGTCTGTGCCAAGTACAGGTACTCCCCGTCCTTGCTCAACCCGAgcttgtccaacttgtcgtatCCACTAAGAAACTGATAAAACACGTGGTAGTTCCTCTCCTTCAAACCCTGGCTCACCACCCGcgatttttccaaaaggtAGTAGTCGATGTGCGCTCCCGAGATCCCGCCCTGGTCGTCAAAGTAGATCTTGATAAACTTGCCAAACCGggacgagttgttgtttttgatggTCTTGGCATTGCCAAAGCTCTCCAAGATGGGGTTCGCTTGTAGGATTTTGCTGTCGATACCGGTGGTGGCTCCCTTTGCGGACAAGTAGTGGATCACTCGTTTGGTGTTTTCGGTCTTGCCGGCGCCGGACTCCCCCGTGATTAGGatgctttggttttggttcccTCGCGTGAGCTCGGTGTAGGCTTTTTCAGCAGTGGCAAATATGTGGGGAGCATTGTCGCGGTAGCCACGGGCATCATAAATAGGCAACGGCTTGTACGGGTTCACCGcgaccaagaacaacccCGAGTATGTGTAAATCGAGTCCTTCGTATACCGAAGGTACAAATTGTACACCACCGAGGGCTCGTTCAAGTGGGTCAACTCGGCCATGTCATTGCACATGTCGAACCGCGGCGGGTTGCAGCTTTCCATCAGGCCCTGGTCGACCTCGACCGTGGACTCCACTGCTCCGTCTTTCCCCACAATGGCCACTTTGCACCGGCCATTCTCTAAATGCTCTGCAACATAGCCTCGTAGGAACTGCGACTGGTCGTTGTTGAGCCACACCCAGGCTCTGGCACTCATTgctggagaaggagagTGGTGCCTAGAGGTTGTTCTTGCCTCGATCTCGTTTTTTCCTCTGTCGTTGCCGTCTCGGgcgagaacaaaaacaaaccaaacgCGTGAGGATAGCGTGGACTACAGCGTGGGCTACAGCGTGGGCTACAGCGTGGGCTACAGCGTGGAGGCTAGTGTTATCTGTATTTAGTTTATAGCAACAGGCGAATACCCAGCTACACAACTACTTCCGTACCGCTTCTTTCTGATCTTGGTGGCGGACCGCGGCGGCACTAACGGGTGGAAACTGGCGTGTGTCGGCGTGTTGCAGGAGGAGACAAACCCCCCGCTGTCGATGGACcgtttgttggaaaagacagAGCACTGCGAGGTGGCCAGCGGCGGGGTTACCGGCGGTCCCGACTCGAAGCTCAGCGTGGAGGACGAGAACGACGGCGATCTGGGTTTGTAGTAGTACTCGTCGTGGAGCTGTAGCAAGATGTCGGCGAGACGTATGAGCCTGGCATCTAGCTGGACATTGTCTTTGCTCTCGCTGAGCTCCTGCATTACCAGCAGGTGGCTGGAGTGGTAGTTTCGCACAACCTGGATCACTCCCGAGGCCTGGTattttttggaaagcacctctgttgttttgttcaagtggAGCATCAACATTAGCGCGGTCTTCTTTATCATGAGCAAGCTGGTGTCGTCGAGGCCGCTAAGGAACGCGCCGTGGACTGGCGGCTGCTTGTTTTCCACGTCGTCGTCAAAAGGGGCCACGGTGGTTTCTGTTTTCTCTAGCAACTGTTTCAACGCAGCGGCAGCTGTCGGAAGTTGCAACATTGAACACGCAAGCAAATGGGCAGTGATGGCAACTATGCTGGTCGGCACAGCCAAATAAAACTTATCGTATAGCGACAACTCGCAGAGAAACCGCGCCACGGCACCAACAGCACTCGCAGTGGTGTCGTCGAGGGGCCCGGAAAGGTGGCTCCCCGCGATGCTCAACTGCAAGCAGTCCTCCAACGTCGGGTGACCAATCGACCACTCCAATGTACCAAGGATGTGCATTTCCATCTGCACAAACATCTCCTCGTCGTAAGCGTGGCGGCACATGATGgtcaactctttcaacGTGGGCACTCGCGACTTCTTATCCTCATACTTCCCCGCGATCCACAACGCCGTGCAGCCGACCAACTGGTAATGCCGTTTGAAAACGATCCTTTTGGCGCAGTACCGGTCGATGATGTTCAAGCATAGGAAGAGCGTTTGCGgctgcaacttgaagcTCGAGTGGAGCTCAATGAGAAAGTCTATTAGAAACGGGCGCATGTACCATTGGATCTCGGGCTGCAAGTCAATCATCTCGGGGTTGGCAGAGGAGACACCCTCGAGCGTGGCCAAGGTCTGAACATACTCCTCGTGGTACTCCCCGGTAAGCTTCGCGTTGGCGTGGgtctcaatcaactcgtgGATCCGGTGGTAGACTCTAGGCCTGGGGTGCAGCGGCGGCCCATACTTGCAAACTTGCGACATGGCGGATGGCTGGCGAGCAATCAACAGTGGCTTCGGGCACCAGCGAGCTCAGCAAGTTAAATAACTCCAGCCTGGGTTTCCCTGGCTTCACCAGGGAATTCGGAGAATGTCACAAAGAACCAAAGGTGGTGCTTCCCGCGCAAAGAAAATCGTCCCCCCTGCCTGAAGCagctcttgttttcaacttcgCGAGAAAGAGTGGTGTCAAAGGAGTAAAAAATAGTAAACAGAGAAAATACGTAAAGctgttattttttgttcgaCGCGTCGCTAAGCAAACAGTCTCCACGAGCAATGTGCAGATGGTTTCAATGGGGAATTGAGCAATGGTGCCCACTGCGAGGCGCTTAGTTGGGGGTATGAGCCAGACCCGATGGGCTGCGTTCACTCACAGCTCTGACTAGCGAAAccagttggttgttggttccGTGATAATATTGCACTCGTAGGGGAGAATTTTGGCTGGTTTGAGATACGCGTTTGCGCACTAAAATGTATATACCCCTTTGATTTTTCTGCTCGTGTTGAAAGGGAACGGCAAGGTACTTTTAGAGGTAAATTCAAGGTCCAGAAAACACAGTGAGCGGTGTTAGGTCAACTCTTAGAAGCCCTGCCCATTAGCGTGCTCCAAAGGACGCTTATAGAGGCAAGATATAGGTCCAGCGAGCTCTTTATAAAGGAACCCCTTTCGAGAGTCCCTGGCTTTCCGGTAGAAACAAGGTTCCACGTCTAAAGCTTGAAGAGGGAGGCTTCAGTAATCTCTGTAAAGAGGTACACCATCTAACCAAAGAGCAGAGATATGGAATTGCTTTCGAGGTGGTCAGCTATAGATAACACTACACTATCAACGATCTCATTCACTAGTTTGCGCCCTGGCCTCTACCCTGGCTCTCACTCTTGATAGTTTCATCCACCGATAGCAACAACGTGGCGGCCTCGGTGGCAGAGGCAATggcgttgatcttgactagtGCCGGCTCCCAGACAAAGCTCTTCATGTTGTCGCCCACATTCTCCAGCTGGAAGTCCACCCCGTACCAGGTCTCGCCCTTGGCGTGGGCGCTGcgcaacttgttcaacaactcgatcGCGTCCAACCCGGCGTTTTCGCAGAGCTGTCTGGGGATCACCTCGAGTGCCTTGGCAAACGCGGCGATGATCAACTGCTGCTTCCCGGCGATGGTCTTTGCATACTCTCTGAGATACTTTGAGAGCTCCATCTCGATCGCGCCCCCGCCGGCGACAACCTCGTGGTGCGCCACCGCGCGCTTGACAATCATGATCGCGTCGTGGAGCGAGCGCTCCACCTCGGCAATCACCTGCTCGGCGCCGCCACGCAAGATCAAAGTGCACGTCCGGGCCCGGGGGCAGTCCGTGAACAAATTGTACCGCTCGCTGCCGATCTGGACCTCTTCGAAAAGGGCGCAGGTGCCGAGCTCCAGCGGGCGGATGTCCGAGCACGTGCTTTGCAACTGGCCGCCCACGGCCTGCAACACACGGTCCATGTCCGCGGCGCTGACCCTACCGGCGCAGAAAATGTTCCGGTCGGCAAAGTATTGCGTGGCCAAGTCCCCAATAGGGAGCTTCGACAAGACGATGTTGGCGCCCGAGGCGGCAATAGAGTCGAGCTTGCGCAAGATGATCTCCCACTCGGCGTCGACTATGGCCTGGTAGTCGCCAACGCGGTGCACCCTGACCTCGGCGTTGTCTCTTTCagccttcaactccaactccacgTTCAACGCAAGTATCTTTGGGTCCTTGATCTGCtttggctgctgctcaaaCCCGGCATACGAAAACGTCTTTTTAAAGGCAACGCCGTTGACAAACATCGACTCTTCAAGGGCGCCCCCGGGCACCTTCTTGATCCCGATGCGGCTCTCGTCCAAGTCGTCCGGGTCGAGACTCCTTACTGCATCGACGGCCATCTTTGTGAAAAAGGCCGAGTTCTGGCTGATTAGTTTCGACGACATGGCAGTGGTGGCGcatttctccaacatctCTTGGTCCCCCTTGTTGGTGTCCACCGCCAACTCctcaatcttttcaatgcACAACTCGCTCGCGAGACGGTAGCCCTTGGCAATCAAGTGGGGGCTAACTCCGTCCTCGATAAAGCTCTTGGCTTCCTTGAGGAGCTCCCCCGCGAGGATCGCCACGGAGGTGGTGCCGTCGCCCACCTCGGCATCCTGCGACCGCGAGATATCCACGAGCATCTGCGCCGCAGGGTGGACAATATCCAAAAGCTTCAAGATCGTGGCGCCGTCATTGGAAACAGTGGTTTTGCCGTTGGACGCGACGAGCAAAATGTCGGAACCGTACGGCCCAAGCGTGGGCTTCAATGTGTCTTGAATCGCCAAGCAGGCATTGATGTTGGCGATGATCTGGCCCTTGCCCTGGGACGAGTCGGTCCCCTCTTTCAACACGACAATCGTGGGTGTCTGGTTGAAAgccatggtggtggaagaagatgatggaagaaaaaaagaaaattttgaGGGCGCGAGAAATATGAAAATCTTCACCACTTCAGCAATGAAACAGTTCATACAGGTCAGGTACAGGTCGGTGTCAATGGCCGGAGAGGTCCACTTGTCCTCCCGCAGAGTGATGCGCAAGATCCAGCAAGGCCGGGCCAGGCCCGCTATATTCTACCAGTTCGACTCCCTAGTAGAGCTCAGCGATGGCTCGGTCATTTCGAGGAGGTCGCCCGCACCCAAGGATGAAATCCGGATGATCAACGATCAAAGAAACAGCGTGCTTTGGAACCCGCACAGGGCCGACTTGGAcacgttggacttgactgccacgggcaagattggcaagttcaaagccCGGTTTGGCCAGTTTGGTGGGGAGCAACACGAGGGAGACGAGAAATTGTTCAGCTTGATGGCGGAGAATGCCGAGGAGATCACCACTGGGAAGTTGTATGATAAGAGAGCAGACTACAAGCGGTTGAAATAGGGCGTTTAGTGTTTTAATGTGGTTTTGAGGTACCCCTCATGGTCGTGGAAGTGTAAGAACTCTAGGGTGGACGCGAGGCACCACCCGGAGCGGCGGAGCTCCTCGATTGCCCACCGTAGCGACTCTCTGTCGCGTCTCTGTACAGCcttgatggcgatggtcTTTATACAGTGGACTAGACTTGCAGGCGCGAGCCTCACGCGGAGCCCCACGCGGGGCGGTTTCTGGTAAAGTCTGTTTGATTGGTGGAGGTGCCACGACGAGTCCCTGAGGATGCCGATGAGGCACCGGATGGACTCTTTGAGGTTGGTCTCCGAGCGGACCATCTCAATGGCAAACTGCTCCAACACGGGGTCGCCCGCAAGGCGGTGGAGCTGGCTGAGGAGGTCTTTGTTCCCTGTATGTTTGAATAAAGTGAGGCACCCCCATTTCGAAACCTCAATGGGGGTCCTCTGCACTAGCTGCCGTGCTTGGTGGGTCTTGCCATCCCAGATCAACCACTTCAcagtcaagtccaactctCGTGGCGTCGTCTGCCCAATGCTCCCGATGATTGCCCGCGCTCGTGCTCTGTCGCCCCCGTCGATAAACGCCTGTAGCAAGTCGCAGCGAGCTGACCTTGACAAGGGCGTCTCGAGGGCGCTCACCAACAGCTCAAACCTTGCTGGGTCGCGCCTGGCATAGAACGAGAGCATGTAGGAAGTCAACTCGGGGGAGTTTCCAAGCTGCGGGAGTTCGTGGTGGACTTCCTCATCATTGTGGTGGCACCGGAACACCCGCACCAACAAGGCGGCAACCTTTGTTGAGTCCACGAGGTGCTTCGCCAACCTCCACGCCTTGATCGCGGCAATGCTGTTGCCATTGTCGGCGTTGACCTTGAGCACTGAGGCAACAGCGAGGGTCACTTTCTCGGGCCCGAGCAGCTTGATCTCCCCCCACAGGTGGAAAAACAAGTGGTTGGCGTAGGTGTTGCCCACACTGTGCGAGGCAAAGTACTCCAAGCACTGCACCGCCACCGCTGGTTTCACCTCCGGGTACTGCTGCAACACTTGCAACACGCAGTAGGCGTTCTTGGCAAAGTACCGGGGGCTCGAGGCGCATGCGACTTGGATGAGCCGCAACGCGTGGGCCGGCAGCGGGCTGTACCCGCTGCGTTTGCTTTGGAGAAGGAGTGCTGAGGCCCGGGGGATCTGGTTTCTGTCGATTAGCAGTTGCAACCGTGGCTCCACTCCCACACTGAGCGTCCTTTTGATAGTGCGTGTTACTGACCTCATCGTGGGTGATGCTGGAGAGGTTTtcagttttggaaattaaCAGGATCGAT carries:
- a CDS encoding mitochondrial 54S ribosomal protein bL31m, with the protein product MKQFIQVRYRSVSMAGEVHLSSRRVMRKIQQGRARPAIFYQFDSLVELSDGSVISRRSPAPKDEIRMINDQRNSVLWNPHRADLDTLDLTATGKIGKFKARFGQFGGEQHEGDEKLFSLMAENAEEITTGKLYDKRADYKRLK